A region of Carassius auratus strain Wakin chromosome 11, ASM336829v1, whole genome shotgun sequence DNA encodes the following proteins:
- the trmt1 gene encoding tRNA (guanine(26)-N(2))-dimethyltransferase → MDSKKEAEDSLDTSSAGADSTSTALPEEEKQPSSSTESCQTSSTEAGLLPGETVVREGKAAILFPSANEVFYNPVQEFNRDLTCAVITEYAREQLAQRGVRILIPGEKDRVVVRLSEEKNGREEEDASEQTGNERQMEEEGDKKEFITASVGERCEQGLRVLEGLAASGLRSVRFALELPGLKSITANDYSAKAAALIARNAQHNNVSHILQASQRDASMVMYEARGRKERYDVIDLDPYGSPSPFLDAAVQAVSEGGLLCITCTDMAVMAGNSGETCYSKYGSVSIKSKYCHEMALRIILHSLDQRAAVYQRYIEPLLSVSVDFYIRVFVRVKTGQVVVKNSASKQALLYNCVGCGAFHLQRMGKKMSKGQHMKYSAATGPPVGPSCEHCGQRHQLGGPIWAEPIHDITFVQKVLSAVSGNPTRFKTSKRIEGVLSMVTEELQDIPLYYVLDHLSSTVHCNTPSMLQFRSALLHAGYRVSLSHACKNAVKTDAPAEVLWDIIRCWEKTNPVKRERLSETSPAHHILSKEPTLQACFEIREDANPQSRKRHLTRFQENPQANWGPKARAKAGGRISSELEDKRKQFQGKRKKPITDSSQLKTFPCKKFRKGTCTYGDKCCYSHELEKETEEKMD, encoded by the exons ATGGACAGCAAGAAAGAAGCTGAAGACTCCCTGGACACGAGCAGTGCAGGTGCAGACAGTACTAGCACAGCATTACCAGAGGAAGAGAAACAGCCGTCCAGCTCTACAGAAAGCTGTCAGACCTCATCTACAGAAGCAGGGCTTTTACCAGGGGAGACCGTTGTCAGAGAGGGAAAGGCTGCCATTTTATTCCCAAGTGCTAATGAGGTGTTCTACAACCCTGTGCAGGAGTTCAATCGAGATTTAAC GTGTGCGGTGATCACAGAGTATGCTAGGGAGCAGCTGGCTCAGAGGGGCGTCCGGATCTTGATCCCGGGTGAGAAAGATCGAGTTGTGGTTCGGCTCTCGGAGGAGAAGAATGGAAGAGAGGAAGAGGACGCATCAGAACAGACTGGAAATGAGCGGCAAATGGAAGAAGAGGGTGACAAGAAAGAGTTCATCACTGCATCTGTAGGGGAAAGATGTGAG CAAGGTCTGCGTGTGCTGGAGGGTCTGGCAGCATCAGGCCTGCGTTCTGTACGGTTTGCTCTGGAGCTGCCTGGCCTGAAGAGCATCACTGCTAATGATTACTCTGCTAAAGCTGCTGCCCTGATTGCCCGCAATGCACAACACAACAACGTGTCCCACATACTGCAAGCCAGCCAAAGAGATGCCAG TATGGTGATGTATGAGGCAAGAGGGAGGAAGGAACGATATGATGTTATTGATCTTGACCCCTATGGCAGCCCTTCTCCATTTCTGGATGCAGCTGTGCAGGCTGTCAGTGAGGGTG GGTTGCTTTGCATTACGTGTACGGATATGGCTGTAATGGCTGGAAATAGTGGGGAGACCTGCTACAGCAAATATGGCTCTGTGTCCATCAAGTCCAAATACTGTCATGAGATG gctttgcGTATAATTCTGCACAGTTTAGATCAGAGAGCAGCTGTTTATCAGCGCTACATTGAACCTCTCTTGAGTGTGAGTGTGGATTTCTACATCCGTGTATTCGTCAGAGTCAAAACAGGCCAGGTCGTGGTCAAAAACTCTGCAAG TAAGCAGGCGCTGCTGTATAACTGTGTCGGATGTGGTGCGTTTCATCTTCAGAGGATGGGGAAGAAGATGAGCAAAGGCCAACA TATGAAGTATTCGGCAGCCACTGGACCACCTGTAGGGCCCAGCTGTGAACACTGTGGCCAGAGGCACCAG TTGGGCGGTCCCATCTGGGCGGAGCCTATTCATGACATTACATTTGTTCAGAAGGTTCTGAGTGCTGTTTCGGGGAACCCCACCCGCTTCAAAACGTCCAAGCGGATCGAGGGGGTGCTTAGCATGGTGACCGAG GAGCTGCAGGATATTCCTCTGTATTATGTTTTGGATCATTTGAGCAGCACAGTTCACTGCAACACTCCGTCCATGCTGCAGTTCAG GTCAGCTCTCCTGCATGCTGGGTACAGAGTGTCTCTCTCTCATGCTTGTAAAAATGCAGTGAAGACCGACGCTCCTGCTGAGGTGTTGTGGGATATCATTCGTTGCTGG GAAAAGACCAACCCCGTGAAGAGAGAGCGGTTATCAGAAACCAGTCCTGCTCACCACATTCTCTCCAAAGAGCCAAC TCTTCAAGCCTGCTTTGAAATCAGAGAAGATGCGAACCCTCAATCACGAAAACGGCACCTCACACGTTTCCAGGAGAACCCACAGGCCAACTGGGGACCCAAAGCACGTGCCAAAGCTGG TGGAAGAATCTCCTCTGAGCTGGAGGACAAAAGGAAACAGTTTCAGGGTAAAAGAAAGAAACCGATCACAGACTCTTCTCAACTCAAGACCTTCCCCTGTAAGAAGTTTCGGAAA GGAACATGTACATATGGAGATAAATGCTGTTATTCGCATGAACTTGAGAAAGAAACTGAGGAAAAGATGGACTAA
- the nacc1b gene encoding nucleus accumbens-associated protein 1 isoform X1, with amino-acid sequence MAARREKESDSFIETLSRRSQARGLCSAGLYDMAQMLQMAIPNFGNNVLECLNEQRLQGLYCDVSVVVKGHTFKAHRAVLAASSSYFRDMFNSGSKSSVVELPPAVQPQSFQQILSFCYTGRLCMNLGDQFLLMYTAGFLQIQQIMEKGTEFFLKVSSPSCDSQGLHTEETPTSEPQSPVAQTGSGTVGAVPTATARPASCLTPLPLVSRVKTEQQPQAQQPQQEASSYSVVCTPVAKRLWEGGSREGGGGSGGGGGMRKAPRYSQDVSRCTGGAQPQSAALLGGSGTSNSNSNNNNNNSSNTPEGTSPGTPSMYTSDSPISYHDDDEEEEITDETTEEQYRQICNMYTMYSMLNVGATASERVESLPDHLTVESRGRGVRVRQDLASLPTELIAQIGNRCHPKLYEEGDPAEKLELVTSTSVFISRAQLMNCHVSAGTRHKVLLRRLLAAFFDRSTLANSCGTGIRSSTNDPNRKPLDSRVLHAVKFYCQNFAPSFKESEMNAIAADMCTNARRVVRKSWIPKLKLLMAESDAYANFLPDAAKMESDGLAVEHAFDTGSLEGGTASESGQSSTDALQGVSGDGNSLF; translated from the exons ATGGCTGCCCGAAGAGAGAAAGAGTCGGACTCCTTCATTGAAACACTTTCCAGAAGATCGCAAGCGAGGGG aCTCTGTAGTGCTGGGCTTTACGACATGGCTCAGATGCTGCAGATGGCGATTCCCAACTTTGGCAACAATGTCCTGGAGTGTCTTAATGAGCAGAGACTTCAGGGACTGTACTGTGATGTGTCAGTGGTGGTGAAGGGTCACACATTTAAAGCCCACCGGGCAGTGCTGGCTGCCAGCAGCTCCTATTTTCGAGATATGTTCAACTCTGGAAGTAAGAGCTCCGTCGTGGAGTTACCACCAGCAGTCCAGCCTCAGAGCTTCCAGCAGATCCTTTCCTTCTGTTACACAGGCCGACTTTGCATGAACTTGGGTGATCAGTTTCTGTTAATGTACACGGCAGGATTCCTACAGATTCAGCAGATTATGGAAAAAGGCACAGAGTTCTTCCTAAAGGTCAGCTCACCAAGTTGTGATTCACAGGGCCTTCACACAGAAGAAACACCAACCTCAGAACCCCAGAGCCCTGTTGCTCAAACTGGAAGTGGCACTGTAGGTGCAGTCCCCACAGCAACAGCTCGACCTGCTTCCTGCCTAACACCCCTTCCATTGGTGTCAAGGGTGAAGACAGAGCAGCAACCTCAGGCCCAGCAGCCCCAACAAGAAGCATCATCATATTCAGTGGTTTGCACTCCAGTTGCTAAGCGTCTTTGGGAGGGAGGTAGCCGTGAAGGAGGTGGAGGATCAGGAGGAGGGGGAGGTATGAGGAAAGCACCCCGCTATTCACAGGACGTGTCAAGGTGCACAGGAGGGGCACAGCCTCAAAGTGCAGCCTTATTGGGTGGAAGCGGTACCAGTAatagcaacagcaacaacaataacaacaacagcagtAACACACCGGAAGGCACCAGCCCAGGCACACCCAGCATGTACACCAGTGATTCGCCAATCTCTTACCATGAcgatgatgaagaagaggaaaTCACAGATGAAACCACGGAAGAACAGTACAGACAAATCTGTAATATGTACACTATGTACAGCATGTTAAACGTAGGGGCAACGG CCAGCGAACGAGTGGAATCACTTCCAGACCACCTCACAGTTGAATCAAGGGGAAGAGGAGTTCGAGTGAGGCAAGATCTGGCCTCTCTTCCCACTGAGCTTATTGCACAGATCGGAAACCGCTGTCATCCTAAACTCTATGAAGAAGGTGACCCTGCTGAGAAACTGGAGCTAGTAACAAGCaccagtgtttttatttcacGTGCTCAGCTGATGAACTGCCACGTTAGTGCGGGCACACGCCACAAAGTGTTGCTCAGGCGGCTCCTTGCTGCCTTTTTTGACCG AAGCACCCTTGCAAACAGCTGTGGGACAGGCATTCGGTCCTCCACAAATGACCCCAACCGCAAGCCACTGGACAGTCGGGTTCTCCATGCTGTTAAGT TTTACTGCCAGAACTTTGCTCCTAGTTTCAAAGAGAGTGAAATGAATGCGATCGCTGCAGACATGTGCACTAATGCGCGGCGCGTGGTACGCAAGAGCTGGATTCCGAAACTGAAGCTTCTGATGGCAGAAAGTGATGCTTATGCCAACTTTCTTCCGGACGCTGCCAAAATGGAGTCTGATGGCTTGGCTGTGGAGCATGCTTTTGACACAGGATCCCTTGAAGGTGGTACAGCCTCAGAATCAGGCCAGTCATCTACAGATGCCCTGCAAGGTGTGAGCGGGGATGGTAACAGCTTGTTTTAG
- the nacc1b gene encoding nucleus accumbens-associated protein 1 isoform X2, translated as MAQMLQMAIPNFGNNVLECLNEQRLQGLYCDVSVVVKGHTFKAHRAVLAASSSYFRDMFNSGSKSSVVELPPAVQPQSFQQILSFCYTGRLCMNLGDQFLLMYTAGFLQIQQIMEKGTEFFLKVSSPSCDSQGLHTEETPTSEPQSPVAQTGSGTVGAVPTATARPASCLTPLPLVSRVKTEQQPQAQQPQQEASSYSVVCTPVAKRLWEGGSREGGGGSGGGGGMRKAPRYSQDVSRCTGGAQPQSAALLGGSGTSNSNSNNNNNNSSNTPEGTSPGTPSMYTSDSPISYHDDDEEEEITDETTEEQYRQICNMYTMYSMLNVGATASERVESLPDHLTVESRGRGVRVRQDLASLPTELIAQIGNRCHPKLYEEGDPAEKLELVTSTSVFISRAQLMNCHVSAGTRHKVLLRRLLAAFFDRSTLANSCGTGIRSSTNDPNRKPLDSRVLHAVKFYCQNFAPSFKESEMNAIAADMCTNARRVVRKSWIPKLKLLMAESDAYANFLPDAAKMESDGLAVEHAFDTGSLEGGTASESGQSSTDALQGVSGDGNSLF; from the exons ATGGCTCAGATGCTGCAGATGGCGATTCCCAACTTTGGCAACAATGTCCTGGAGTGTCTTAATGAGCAGAGACTTCAGGGACTGTACTGTGATGTGTCAGTGGTGGTGAAGGGTCACACATTTAAAGCCCACCGGGCAGTGCTGGCTGCCAGCAGCTCCTATTTTCGAGATATGTTCAACTCTGGAAGTAAGAGCTCCGTCGTGGAGTTACCACCAGCAGTCCAGCCTCAGAGCTTCCAGCAGATCCTTTCCTTCTGTTACACAGGCCGACTTTGCATGAACTTGGGTGATCAGTTTCTGTTAATGTACACGGCAGGATTCCTACAGATTCAGCAGATTATGGAAAAAGGCACAGAGTTCTTCCTAAAGGTCAGCTCACCAAGTTGTGATTCACAGGGCCTTCACACAGAAGAAACACCAACCTCAGAACCCCAGAGCCCTGTTGCTCAAACTGGAAGTGGCACTGTAGGTGCAGTCCCCACAGCAACAGCTCGACCTGCTTCCTGCCTAACACCCCTTCCATTGGTGTCAAGGGTGAAGACAGAGCAGCAACCTCAGGCCCAGCAGCCCCAACAAGAAGCATCATCATATTCAGTGGTTTGCACTCCAGTTGCTAAGCGTCTTTGGGAGGGAGGTAGCCGTGAAGGAGGTGGAGGATCAGGAGGAGGGGGAGGTATGAGGAAAGCACCCCGCTATTCACAGGACGTGTCAAGGTGCACAGGAGGGGCACAGCCTCAAAGTGCAGCCTTATTGGGTGGAAGCGGTACCAGTAatagcaacagcaacaacaataacaacaacagcagtAACACACCGGAAGGCACCAGCCCAGGCACACCCAGCATGTACACCAGTGATTCGCCAATCTCTTACCATGAcgatgatgaagaagaggaaaTCACAGATGAAACCACGGAAGAACAGTACAGACAAATCTGTAATATGTACACTATGTACAGCATGTTAAACGTAGGGGCAACGG CCAGCGAACGAGTGGAATCACTTCCAGACCACCTCACAGTTGAATCAAGGGGAAGAGGAGTTCGAGTGAGGCAAGATCTGGCCTCTCTTCCCACTGAGCTTATTGCACAGATCGGAAACCGCTGTCATCCTAAACTCTATGAAGAAGGTGACCCTGCTGAGAAACTGGAGCTAGTAACAAGCaccagtgtttttatttcacGTGCTCAGCTGATGAACTGCCACGTTAGTGCGGGCACACGCCACAAAGTGTTGCTCAGGCGGCTCCTTGCTGCCTTTTTTGACCG AAGCACCCTTGCAAACAGCTGTGGGACAGGCATTCGGTCCTCCACAAATGACCCCAACCGCAAGCCACTGGACAGTCGGGTTCTCCATGCTGTTAAGT TTTACTGCCAGAACTTTGCTCCTAGTTTCAAAGAGAGTGAAATGAATGCGATCGCTGCAGACATGTGCACTAATGCGCGGCGCGTGGTACGCAAGAGCTGGATTCCGAAACTGAAGCTTCTGATGGCAGAAAGTGATGCTTATGCCAACTTTCTTCCGGACGCTGCCAAAATGGAGTCTGATGGCTTGGCTGTGGAGCATGCTTTTGACACAGGATCCCTTGAAGGTGGTACAGCCTCAGAATCAGGCCAGTCATCTACAGATGCCCTGCAAGGTGTGAGCGGGGATGGTAACAGCTTGTTTTAG
- the stx10 gene encoding syntaxin-10: MSMEDPFFVVKGEVQKALSKAQGLFERWEDLLQEETPVSRDELDWSTNELRNCLRAIDWDLEDLHETISIVEANPGKFRLGEHELQERREFVERTRKSVQLMKEQLSSPSAVAQAEKKNKQALLGATAKDRFSGLEPHLVSANSRYIQEQQEQQQLIMQDQDEQLELVSGSIRVLKDMSGRIGDELDEQAVMLGEFHEEMDQTGSRMDSVLKKMEKVSHMTSSRRQWCAIGVLVIILIVVLILLCAL, encoded by the exons ATGTCGATGGAGGATCCTTTTTTCGTGGTTAAAGG GGAGGTGCAGAAGGCCCTGTCCAAGGCACAGGGGCTGTTCGAGCGCTGGGAGGACCTGCTTCAGGAGGAGACCCCTGTCAGCCGCGATGAGCTGGACTGGAGCACCAACGAACTCCGAAACTGCCTGAGGGCCATCGACTGGGACCTGGAGGATCTGCACGAAACCATCA GTATTGTGGAGGCAAACCCTGGAAAGTTCCGTTTAGGAGAACATGAACTCCAGGAAAGGCGGGAATTTGTGGAACGAACTCGTAAATCCGTGCAG CTGATGAAGGAGCAGCTCTCTAGTCCCTCAGCTGTGGCTCAAgcagagaagaaaaacaaacag GCTCTGCTGGGGGCCACGGCAAAGGATCGGTTCTCCGGTCTGGAGCCTCACCTGGTGTCTGCAAACTCCAGATACATTCAGGAGCAGCAGGAACAGCAGCAG CTGATCATGCAGGACCAGGATGAGCAGCTGGAACTGGTCTCAGGCAGTATCCGTGTCCTGAAGGACATGTCCGGCAGGATTGGAGACGAGCTGGATGAGCAGGCAgt TATGCTTGGCGAGTTTCATGAGGAAATGGACCAGACCGGTTCCAGAATGGACTCAGTATTGAAGAAAATGGAGAAGGTTTCACACATGACCAGCA GTCGGAGACAGTGGTGCGCTATTGGAGTTCTTGTCATCATACTGATCGTGGTGCTCATTCTGTTATGCGCTCTTTAA
- the ier2b gene encoding immediate early response 2b — translation MDVEAKRIMALSISKLYSLRTQRGGLRLHRSLLLSMTVRAARDIYHTAQLLRDAEEEQVVPCAPEAAPEEPMEISKDTPKEVAVKPKETLQEDKENRCASEQHSRKRRGKTALEADFLPLKKAKMETDEEKQHFQGEVLRTNNGNSCRQTETLTSFPSNRAVVAC, via the coding sequence ATGGACGTCGAGGCCAAGAGAATCATGGCTCTCTCTATTAGTAAACTGTATTCATTAAGGACCCAGCGCGGGGGACTGAGACTTCACCGGAGTCTCCTGCTCTCCATGACCGTGAGAGCCGCGCGGGACATCTACCACACCGCGCAGCTGCTCAGAGACGCGGAGGAGGAGCAGGTCGTTCCGTGCGCCCCCGAAGCGGCTCCAGAGGAACCCATGGAGATTAGTAAAGACACTCCGAAGGAGGTCGCAGTGAAACCTAAAGAGACTCTACAAGAGGACAAAGAGAACCGATGCGCTTCTGAACAGCACTCCAGGAAGCGCCGCGGCAAGACGGCGCTCGAGGCTGACTTTCTGCCTCTGAAGAAGGCAAAAATGGAAACGGATGAGGAGAAGCAACATTTCCAGGGCGAGGTTCTGAGGACTAATAATGGAAACAGCTGTCGCCAGACTGAAACTCTGACTTCCTTCCCATCAAATCGAGCCGTCGTGGCGTGTTGA